A region of the Dermacentor albipictus isolate Rhodes 1998 colony chromosome 4, USDA_Dalb.pri_finalv2, whole genome shotgun sequence genome:
TAGTAGGAAAGGCACACATAGACTGCACCATTTCATTTCAGCCTGCATGCCTAGGCTTCGAAAAAAATACTTTCGCAGCGTCTGTCCTCTCGAGACCTTTCTCGTGACTGCACGCGTTGATACACCAACCTTCGATTGCCTGCATTGTTGTATTACCACTATCCTATAGTAAATGTATTTTGTTGATGTACACATTCGATGATGCAACATCTTAGTGCGGCGGAGTTCGTTTTCCACAAATCGGGCTGTATTGTTTTAGGAGTGTTCtctaaataaagaaaagcttTTTTAATTACCTGTTGCAAGTAATTTTTGAGATACGCCTATCTTCCCGACGTCTATATAAAAGAAGATGTTGAGTGTGTGTATGAATAGTCAAGCAACGTAAACAGAGACACCTTTACAGACTCTGACagttctttacaaagttatgaTAGCAAGAGCGGTGAAAATAAAGCCGGTTAGCCCATACACTTTCAGGAAACGCGCCACATCCCCGTAAGAGGAACCGTTTGCTCGGGGACTCCTATCGAACtacatgggaaagaaaagaatgtgtttctttttcggcaaccactgcaccgaatttgttCAGATTTCTTACATTTAAAGAAAAGTTACAATCTGGTGACTGTATAGAAAGCAATTTTCTATTTAAGCCGTCATTTTTTATTAAAACATTGTTGAATATTgcgaaatgaataaaaaaactaATCTCTCAAGTGTAAAACAGCGCAACTCTAGAGTGGAAAAGAAAACACTTATGCATTTTGGAAACTGCATTTATTATATTACGAAAATAACACAATATCGATATAGTATACTAGTAGATTGTAGATAGGAAATTTGCAAAAGCCTTAGAGAGTTTGGAATAATTTACGTGAACTCTGAATAGGTACACCAAATTCAGCCGATTTAGATGCTCTAGcaaatgcagtttacagaattgcgacaCATTTTTTTAGGCGGAGTATGACGGATTTGCAAACTttgagcttctttctttttttgaagcatACCACTTTACATCAATTTTTGTAAAATGGATGTTGGACTTTAGATCAATACATCGCTCAACATCCTCAGCGTGCTAAAaaactagaacttaactttctatCTCAAATGgaacaagtttcattaaaatcaCAGTAGGGTCATCTCAGAGGagtatttctgcatttcacaCATATTTCAACAAGCGGTGTCCAACTTGAGCcagagctgaagcttcctcttaaacatgAGCTGAAGGAACATAAATCACAGTTTCGGACCTGAAGACATTGTTGCTAAGAAATATCGTCTATACGGAAGATGAGCCGCAGCATGAAAATGTATTATGAGAACACCAAATCAGGTGCTGCCTTGCGAGCAGCCATATCAGGACCAAGTAACGTGTAGATTAGTGACACCGCAAATATGTTGATATTCGGGGTTCCACCATAGTTTCCACTGAGTTGTGGTTGTTGAATGTCGCTAACATGTGCAGAATAACCCATCCGACGTGCACACTAGCTGTTCTTTCTATTGGACGTGTCTTCAAGTCTGAAGCGATCTTCAGCTGATAACTCAGTGGCTTTTACATTATATTTCTTAAAATTTCGTCGTTGTATTTACTAATCTACTTATTCATTTGAATACTTACCAGCATAAAGATTTCACTGTAGAACACATTGTAAGAACACTCACAGGTTCAACAGTAAAAGAGTTTCACGTCCATGAGGTTTAGCATAGCGGCCGTGTGTTGAAAATCACACGTTCAGATAAACTTTTATACAAAAAACAGCTTCAATAGACTGCATTGGTGGTCGCCACAATTTTCTATTAAGAGTGTCACACAAAAAATGATCATTTAGCGCTTTCAACCAGAAAGAGAATTGCAGCAGATTTGGCTTTCGTGCGTCGCGCATTCTCAAGCGACGATTCTTAAAACAGCGCGACGTGTTAAACCAGCGATAGAGGTTTTTAGCTAATTTCATGTACGGTTAGCCTTCATTCAAGTAACTGCCATCTTCATGCGGGAAATGGACATCGCTTTAAGGCATGTGTCTGTTTTACAAGTGAAGGGTCACAATTTTCAATCGAAGTGTTACGACGACAAGATGAATTCTTTATGCTACACATTAGGAAATGCGGCGGACATCAGAAAATATTGCTAGTGACGGACCATTTAGGTCTCTGCAGGTCGTTCTTGCTGCTCCAGCGCTATGAACATACAGGCTCTGAAGATTTGTGTAGCAGCCAGAGCAGCCAAAGTAAGTGTCGAAAACTTTATTCAAATGCAAACGTCTCGCTACCACGCACGTTGTGTCGCCCAAGAGCACTCAACAGCGAGGCGCTAAGGCCTGCGTACAAATATGTTCAGCGAAACTTACGGCACCATTTCGCAATCACGCCTTTTAGATGCAGCAGCCGTTCCGAAGCAGAAGGTGTATTTCACGACGTTGCCTGACCACCTTGCCATTGTGCTCGATGAGGAGTCATTTCCATGTGGCGTAGCATCTCAGATGCCCAACCTTATTGCTTTGCGTTTCCCCTCTTATCTTGCGTTGCACATTGCCCCGATGACTGTCCATCCTCGCTCCCGTTTAGACGTGCCCTGACCCCTGTTGCGCAAAGCGCAGAAAAGCACGTCTCACTTTATTACTCCTTCCTTCACTGGAGTCCTTCAAGGGAGTTATTGTCAAGGTTAGGGCGCGGCATCCGACCAAGTTTAAAACGCGTAGAACGTATGGATGAGCTTTCGCTTTGGTCCGTTACGGAGACGTGAGGAACAGCGAAATGAGCGAAATTCTTGAGACCTTTTATTAATTGTTCTTACCACGTGCCCACGATTTCAAGGAAGGATTTTTCGTATATAAGGGCTCCAGAACTCAGCACAGTCAGCAGTTGGCTCACCATCATCTCTAAAGCAATCATGGTAAGCTACTTTGTCCTGAAGTTTTCTGTGTAGCAAATACAGCTTGAAATGACTAATTCAGATGCGAGTTTCTTTGTGACGAAATATTCTAGCATGACGCCACAAAAATGATGAACACGGTGGCAAATTTACTGAATTACTGATATCATTTCAACCAACTATTATTTAATAGTCTATTCTAATATGTAACAAGAGCTTGTGAAATGTACTGAAAACAAGCAAATTTTAATGCTGCTTCAAAAGCCTACCTACCACCCATGAGGAAATTTGTCCGTGCCTTATACAATGCAATACTTCCTGAAGTTTTAGAACTGTCATACTGAACACAAAACGGAATGTCAGAGATCTAGAAATAAGGATAACTGAAAGCACACTACATCAATTTCATTTAATGAGCGCGCTGACTTAAATGAACTCGACTAAGCATAGGCAATGATTCGGTACGTAAAGACAAGTCCATAACATCAGCGGTAATCTGGCTCGTATTTGACATATAGAGGTGCAAGTGAGGCTCAATGAAAACAGGCACACATGACTACGCAGATCCGTGCTTGCGTCCTCTTGGCTCTCGCCACCAGCGCTTTCGCTGGCTACGCCGGCTATGGCCTCGGCCACGGCCTTGGCTACGGCGGCTATGGTCTTGGCTACGGTCTTGGCTATGGTGGCTTGGGCTACGGTCTTGGCTACGGTGGCTTCGGCTATGGCCTTGGCTACACCGGCTACGCCCCAGCTGTGGCCCACGTCGCCCACGCTGTCCCAGCTGTTGCCACCGTCGCCCACGCTGCCCCAGCCGTCGCCACTTAcgccgctgctccagctgtgACCAAGGTCGCCACCACTTACCACGCCCCAGCTGTCACCACCGTTGCTCACGcaccagtcgccaacgccgtgGCTGCTCCAGTCGCTACCTACGCTGCTGCCCCAGCCATTGCCGCCTACCACGCCCCAGCTGTGACCACTGTGGCCCACGCCCCAGTCGCCACCGCTGTCGCTGCTCCAGTGGCCACCTACGCCGCTGCCTACCACGCCCCAGCTGTCGCGACCACCACCGTCCACCATGCTCCAGCTGTCGCCCCCGTTGCCCACGCTGCCCCAGCTGTCGCTGCCTACCACGCCGCCCCAGTCTACGGCTACGGTGTTGGCACCCTCAACTACGGTGTTGGCCACTACGGTTACGGCCATGGTCTCCTCGGCTATGGCCTGAACTACGGCTACGGCCTCGGCTCTCCCTTCCACTACGGTGCTCTTCTCCGCAAGAAGAAGTGTAAGTATACAACTCACTCTATATTTTAACGTGCAGTATATTTATTGAGTTCCACTATTGTAGAGATCTAAGTGTAGTAAAAGAAAAACTGCTCCCAATACAACACAGATATTATTTATCTCGTCCGTGCCTTCTAGGAACTATGATAAATTGAGCAATACTGAGTGCCgagtgttttatttttgaagatatTCGTCGCAGCACATCAGGAATGACGTAAGTTGCACTAGAATTACATAGAAAGTCCATTCTCCAAGAGAAACTTGAATTCGTTAGGTGAGGTTATGTaaacagaaaataaagaaaagtttGTGAAATCCGGCTTTGTAGCTTTGATAGGTTACTGCATGGTGCAGTTCGCAGGTTACGGCTCGGTTCCTACGAATGATTTCGTCGTTGCAGTTTCTACTTGTTTCGTTTCTGTGTCATCATCATGCAAAGTAAAAGCTGATATCGCTCTAACGTTGCAAGCGTACAATGATTTGCTTATTGCCCTGTAAACGTAGGGCCGCATAGGTAATTCTCATTTTAGAATCCTTCGTAATCTGCCCGGTGTCTcatattttattcttttcttaTTGCCCTTTTCAGAAACCCTTCAAGTCTAACTTATTCGAAGGATCAAAAGAAGAGAAATTACGAACACCCAGTCTTGTCTTGCTCCAAACGTGAGCAAAGACAGTTAAGATGGATAAATAAAATTGGTACGCACAGTAATCTGTCAGTGGCTCGTCGTCCTTCATTTGGGGTTTCGGTATGTCTTGCGATACAAAAGTTCGGAGCCCAGTTTGTTTTACGCATGCCCATTTTGTTGCTACTGGATGCATATCTGTAATCACGACGTTCTGCTTGTTATGCAACGCACCTGTGAACACGACAGTGGTGCCGAAAAAAATATTGGGCTCTGGCGCAGTACCGTTGTGCAAGAATAAACAATTGCAGCTCCACTTTGAGGTGAGTAATTTTTACAGAACGAGCTCATGTTCAGCTGTGAAAACGCTCACAACCTTGCGTAGTAAAGAAACGCGAAAAAAAATGCTTCTTTTTAAAACTTTGATTGTTATGGGGCAGTGTGatgcctggtttggggatgaccGGAACAAGCAACTGTAGCAACTACCCAGTGACTATAGTTCGGCATTACGCTGGGTCTTAATGTGTGACGTGCTGCCCCGGACAGCGCATTCTCTATGGCCATGCGTTTGGCGTCCGGAGCTTTACACTTACTCTCCGGGAGAGCTGGTTCTCAGTGTGACAAAGGCCTTTCAGAAGTGTCATAAACCAAATAAACCTACATACGCTTTCAGCCTGACCTGAAGTACAAGTTTCTAGCTTAAaagcgtacgtgcgtgcgtgcgcgcttttgtTCAGAATTTCAATATTCTTGCAATTTCCCACTTTACGGGCAGGTGACCACAAAAGAAACAGCCGAAGTACAGTATGTACAGCAAAAGAGGGACAGAACTGTTCATTGAAACCCAGACTGTTTAGCAGGCATGTATTCACCTATTTGCTATCCTGCAGGGAATATGGTATCTAGAGAAACAAACGCCCTAGAAACTTATGCTCCAGTATTAAGACCCATCAGCGGTCGGAGTCATGCCATTGTTCTGAAGAAAAAATGATCTCATGTAAGTACAGCCTGTGCGAGATGTTCAAACAAAAAGTTTTGTTCGTTGTTTTCTTACATGCTTTGGCGCACCCGCGTCTCCCTGAACTGAGACAAGCaccatgaacaaaaaaaaaacccaaatatTTTCCTACACTACTTACTGCTCACTACGATGCGTACGAAAAGTAGTAAAGCATCCCCGTCACTACCGCTCCCCACCTTGTCGCAGAACAACTTTCATTTCTTAGTCATTTATTTTGTACGCCTCAATGTCAACTGCCAATAATCACGTGTCAGTTTCTACTTGCGTTTTATTTACATTCCCCGCTATGTTCTTAGTACCGAAGGGATGTACTGTTCGTTCCACTATTGTTGCGAGCCGGCGCGTTGACCATGGGCGTGTATTTCGGAACGCCGCAAGTGAAAGGTCAGCAGAATGCCTGATGGCCGGATATGCGCCTGACTGCTGCCACCAAAGGTAAAAACGAGGCATTGGCGCccatatgcatgcatgcatgcacgcatgaGCGTAGAAGCAGGGTACCGCAGGGATTCCTGCATTAGTACAGCACGACTGGCTCTCGGAAAGGAGCAGCGAAGCCGGATAAAAACAATAAGTCACGTACCAACGTAGGCATCGTCTCCTGCTCTCACTAAAATATGACTCATTTTAATTACGCTATTGCTTTTCATTGTCTGGTGCTGGCTGCAACGttcacttattttctttttgctttgatTTGgtccagcgtttttttttattttgcacacGTGTGCTCGTGCGTGTGCAGGCATGTGTATCTGCGTGTGTGTGCAAGTGCCTATGTGtatgtgcttgtgcgtgtgcgcgcttgcCCGCTGCCGCACAGCGTGATCGGATAAGGCTGTCCTGCCGCGGCTTCCTTGTTCCATTTCTCACCTCTGCGCTGTGTGCGTGTCTTTTCGCTTGTTGTTTAGTCTTACATTTTGTTTCGTAAGTGTGCTGATGTTCGCCCTTATGACTTGCCCAAAAGTGCAACAGGAAGTCAGTAACTTAGGAACGGAGCGAACATTATACTATCTGGCGCGATATTAAAAAATTGCCGACGATTaggatactctctaatgcgaaattttagtgcCACTGTGTTTTGATGTTCGCAATATATTGGGGCAGAGGATGTGAGACCGAAAGTGCCGGTTCACTGGCAGTAGGCCAGTGCCGCCAGCACCTTATTATGCAAGATGGAAATTACGCAATATCAGGCAGTATGTGAATGCTGGCACGATGAGCGGTATCGGAGCCGGCTATGGAAGAATACGCCAACCGGGGCGCGAGCGATATATTCAGGCAatgaatttgagaccgaaatcaccacactggctggcagtgggccagtgccatcagTGGCTTTTCAGGGAGAGGGGGCCCAATGGAAACGCAAGCGTAATGAGCATcttcggagccagctgtggagtAAGACGACGGTCAACGCGCGTGCAATGGCGCAaacgcgttcgcgcggttacgctgACCGAGGACGACGCTCCACCCAGGATGGGGCGCCTATAGGCTGCGCTTTAAAAAGTCATGCATTTCAACACTTATCATGTGTTTTATATAGTATTACAAGCATATACGAGCTCGATTTCCGAGTCTTGTACGGGAACAGCTTTCTTTTAGGTTGTATTAATTCAAGCTGAAGACTCGTGTCCGTCTCCCTTGAATGAATGATAAGGGCTCAAACGCAGTGCGATAGAGCAAGTGGGAAAAACAAATAAATTTAACATTCCTATTTTTGCGTAAGCTTTCTGCGAAGTGTTCATAAATGTTTTTAAGAGTACGAAAACCTAATGCCTAATGACAAAACCAAACACCATAGTTGTATACATACGTAAAAGCGTCAAAAAGCACATCGACAAAGCCCTTCTGGAGTTGCGCACATTAAGTTGACTAATACAAAAATTAATGTACAGCCGCAGGCCTAGATCTAGTAC
Encoded here:
- the LOC135909183 gene encoding cuticle protein 16.5-like, with the protein product MTTQIRACVLLALATSAFAGYAGYGLGHGLGYGGYGLGYGLGYGGLGYGLGYGGFGYGLGYTGYAPAVAHVAHAVPAVATVAHAAPAVATYAAAPAVTKVATTYHAPAVTTVAHAPVANAVAAPVATYAAAPAIAAYHAPAVTTVAHAPVATAVAAPVATYAAAYHAPAVATTTVHHAPAVAPVAHAAPAVAAYHAAPVYGYGVGTLNYGVGHYGYGHGLLGYGLNYGYGLGSPFHYGALLRKKK